A region of Deltaproteobacteria bacterium DNA encodes the following proteins:
- a CDS encoding M3 family oligoendopeptidase, giving the protein MASTAKKLKTGSEGVRWDLSDLYSGLNDPRIEKDIKRLLKKSESFERTYRGKINSKSATPGILLKAVRELESISEQIGKLLSFAYLLFAADTSRPAHGAFLQKVQEKATEARKHLMFFELEWVNLHDSKAKALLADKKLSAYRHFLEQERRYKPHRLSEPEEMILDEKANTGARAFRRLFDEVLNNIRFRVRVDGKVNSLSETETLALLYDPDRKKRKAAAGGLTEGLLENSHVLTFIFNTLVQDHAVNDRLRAFEYPMASRHLDNEIDRETVEALISSCEKNYDLVETYYNLKKKLLGIRKFYDYDRYAPISPQTKTIKYGAGKKIILGSFDDFSPRMAGIAEKFFESDWIDAETRDGKRGGAFSHGTVPSAHPYVFVNYTGRLRDVMTLAHELGHGVHQYLSRKQGYFQSNTPLTTAETASVFAEILVFHKLMESEKDPAIKLSLICSKLEDIFATVFRQVVLTRFEESLHLKRRKKGELTAEEINELWIDANKPMFGNSVELTEDYSNWWMYIPHFIHSPFYCYAYSFGELLVLALYYKYLNEGNKFVPRYIELLSSGGSNSPDILLQRVGVDIKNPGFWQGGLNLLKDMVEEAVVLSKKAGII; this is encoded by the coding sequence ATGGCAAGCACCGCAAAAAAGCTGAAAACAGGATCAGAGGGAGTAAGATGGGACCTGTCAGACCTCTATTCGGGCCTCAATGACCCCCGCATCGAGAAGGACATAAAACGCCTCCTTAAAAAATCCGAATCTTTCGAGCGAACCTACAGGGGGAAAATAAACTCGAAATCCGCAACCCCCGGAATTCTTCTTAAGGCCGTCCGGGAGCTTGAATCAATTAGCGAGCAAATAGGGAAACTGCTTTCTTTCGCCTATCTGTTATTCGCAGCCGATACGTCCAGGCCGGCTCACGGCGCCTTTTTACAGAAAGTTCAGGAGAAGGCCACGGAGGCGAGAAAGCATCTGATGTTTTTCGAGCTGGAATGGGTCAATCTGCATGACAGTAAAGCCAAAGCCCTTCTCGCGGACAAAAAGCTCTCCGCTTACCGTCATTTCCTCGAGCAGGAGAGACGTTACAAACCGCACAGGCTGAGCGAGCCCGAAGAGATGATTCTGGACGAGAAGGCCAACACGGGAGCGAGGGCGTTCAGACGCCTGTTTGACGAAGTCCTGAACAATATACGTTTTAGGGTAAGGGTGGACGGAAAAGTGAACTCACTGAGTGAAACCGAAACTCTGGCTCTGCTTTACGACCCCGACAGAAAAAAAAGGAAAGCTGCGGCCGGAGGGCTTACTGAAGGGCTTTTGGAAAATTCGCACGTACTCACATTTATATTCAATACGCTTGTTCAGGACCACGCCGTAAACGACCGGCTGCGCGCCTTCGAATACCCTATGGCGTCACGGCATCTGGATAATGAAATCGACAGGGAAACGGTCGAGGCGCTGATATCCTCCTGCGAAAAAAATTACGATCTGGTCGAGACTTACTACAATCTCAAGAAAAAGCTGCTTGGTATAAGAAAGTTCTACGATTATGACCGCTATGCCCCGATTTCTCCGCAAACTAAAACAATAAAGTACGGAGCCGGCAAAAAAATCATCCTTGGTTCTTTTGATGACTTTTCTCCGAGAATGGCGGGGATAGCGGAGAAATTTTTCGAAAGCGACTGGATTGACGCCGAGACCAGGGACGGAAAAAGAGGAGGCGCTTTCAGCCACGGAACGGTTCCGAGCGCCCATCCGTATGTCTTTGTAAACTACACCGGGAGGCTGAGGGATGTTATGACCCTGGCCCATGAGCTCGGCCACGGCGTGCATCAGTACCTTTCAAGAAAACAGGGCTATTTCCAGTCTAACACCCCGCTCACGACGGCGGAGACCGCAAGCGTGTTCGCGGAGATTCTGGTTTTTCACAAATTGATGGAATCAGAGAAAGACCCCGCAATCAAGCTTTCACTGATTTGCAGCAAGCTCGAGGATATTTTTGCAACGGTATTCCGTCAGGTTGTGCTTACGCGTTTTGAAGAAAGCCTGCACCTGAAGAGAAGGAAGAAAGGGGAACTGACGGCTGAGGAGATCAATGAACTCTGGATTGACGCGAACAAACCCATGTTCGGGAATTCGGTTGAGCTGACCGAAGATTACAGCAACTGGTGGATGTACATTCCTCATTTCATACATTCGCCTTTTTATTGCTACGCGTATTCTTTCGGCGAGCTCCTGGTTCTCGCGCTATACTATAAATATTTAAATGAAGGAAACAAATTCGTTCCCCGCTATATAGAGCTTCTTTCCTCGGGAGGAAGCAACTCGCCGGATATTTTATTACAGAGGGTAGGAGTGGACATA
- a CDS encoding GatB/YqeY domain-containing protein yields the protein MSLRERIPADIKNALREKNSLELAVLRMLQSSIRNKEIENNKKELTDEEVIGVISSEVKKRRDAAEEFEKVNRQDVADKEKAEIEILMKYMPRQMSEDEIRNEVIKAISEADAAGTKDFGNVMKIIMPAVKGKADGSMVSKVVRQELEKLEN from the coding sequence ATGAGTCTAAGAGAACGGATACCGGCTGACATAAAAAACGCGCTCAGAGAAAAAAACTCTCTCGAACTTGCGGTTCTCAGAATGCTTCAGTCCTCCATCAGAAATAAGGAGATCGAAAATAATAAAAAGGAACTTACGGACGAGGAAGTAATAGGTGTAATCTCGAGCGAAGTAAAAAAAAGAAGAGACGCTGCCGAGGAATTCGAAAAAGTTAACAGACAGGACGTGGCCGACAAAGAAAAAGCCGAAATAGAAATACTAATGAAATATATGCCCAGGCAGATGAGCGAGGATGAAATCAGGAATGAGGTAATAAAGGCTATATCGGAAGCAGACGCGGCCGGGACTAAAGACTTCGGCAATGTAATGAAGATAATAATGCCCGCCGTGAAGGGAAAGGCGGACGGGTCTATGGTCAGCAAAGTGGTAAGGCAGGAGCTGGAAAAGCTTGAAAACTAG
- the hpt gene encoding hypoxanthine phosphoribosyltransferase: MITEIRGRKLKLLLSSSEISKRVSELGGEITADYENKDPLLICVLKGGFIFLADLVRNLDFNVQIDFIRISSYREGMEPGDIELVTDATMPVEGRHVLLVEDLLDTGITMNFIKETLLARNPASLKICALINKKERREVEVKADYLGFSIENGFIIGYGTDWGETGRNLRDIYLVE; this comes from the coding sequence ATGATTACAGAAATACGGGGAAGAAAACTAAAGCTGCTCTTATCCTCATCGGAAATATCAAAACGTGTTTCGGAGCTCGGGGGGGAAATTACCGCTGATTACGAGAACAAAGACCCTTTGCTTATCTGCGTCCTCAAGGGCGGGTTTATATTTCTCGCCGACCTGGTCAGGAATCTCGACTTCAACGTACAAATAGACTTTATAAGAATATCAAGTTACAGGGAAGGTATGGAGCCGGGCGATATCGAGCTTGTAACGGACGCGACCATGCCAGTTGAAGGAAGGCACGTCCTCTTAGTCGAGGACCTGCTCGATACAGGCATTACAATGAATTTTATAAAAGAAACCCTGCTTGCCAGGAATCCCGCATCCCTCAAAATATGCGCCTTGATAAACAAAAAGGAGAGAAGGGAAGTTGAAGTGAAAGCCGACTACCTGGGATTCAGCATAGAAAACGGATTTATAATCGGGTACGGAACCGATTGGGGGGAAACCGGCAGGAACCTCCGGGACATCTATCTTGTGGAGTGA
- the tyrS gene encoding tyrosine--tRNA ligase: MKKDVGFNEPEEQLEIIKRGTEEIISEEELLSKLKGSKKKNKPLRIKAGFDPTAPDLHLGHCVLLKKLREFQDLGHTVLFLIGDFTAMIGDPSGRSETRPPLTPEEVKKNALTYERQVFRILDKDKTEVMFNSSWLGDMSAADLLKLANLETVARMLERDDFSNRYKEGVSITINEFLYPLIQAYDSVNMKSDVEFGGTDQKFNILLGRSVQRHFNQPPQVAILLPILEGLDGARKMSKSLDNYIAVEDSAVDIYGKVMSIPDDLMWRYYELLTSRPGHEVEEFKKGHPMEAKKSLAREITSWLQGSDQAETAAEDFATKFSQREFPEDAREVSVTKDDSKTVLDLVVESSEKLKSRKEAKRLIAQGGVSIDGEKFSDFNALIPDKGTLHLRIGKKEFVIVKLD; the protein is encoded by the coding sequence ATGAAAAAGGATGTTGGTTTTAACGAGCCGGAGGAGCAGCTTGAGATTATCAAGAGGGGAACAGAGGAGATAATCTCGGAAGAGGAGCTCTTATCCAAGCTAAAGGGCTCAAAGAAAAAAAACAAGCCGCTCAGGATCAAGGCCGGATTCGATCCTACTGCCCCTGACCTTCACCTCGGACACTGTGTACTGCTCAAAAAATTAAGAGAGTTTCAGGACCTCGGGCATACGGTTCTGTTCCTTATCGGGGATTTCACGGCCATGATAGGCGACCCCTCAGGGAGATCGGAGACAAGGCCTCCCCTTACACCGGAGGAGGTGAAGAAGAACGCCCTCACGTACGAGAGACAGGTTTTTAGGATACTGGATAAAGATAAGACGGAGGTTATGTTTAATTCGTCATGGCTCGGGGATATGAGCGCAGCCGATTTGCTCAAGCTTGCGAACCTCGAAACAGTAGCCCGTATGCTCGAAAGGGATGACTTCAGCAACCGTTACAAGGAAGGCGTATCGATAACCATTAACGAGTTCCTGTATCCACTGATACAGGCGTATGATTCAGTGAATATGAAGTCCGACGTGGAGTTCGGCGGGACGGATCAGAAATTTAACATACTGCTTGGAAGGAGCGTGCAGAGGCACTTCAATCAGCCGCCGCAGGTTGCGATTCTCCTTCCCATACTGGAGGGTCTCGACGGTGCGAGGAAAATGTCGAAGTCGCTTGACAACTATATTGCGGTCGAGGACAGCGCAGTCGATATCTACGGAAAAGTAATGTCGATCCCGGATGATTTGATGTGGAGGTACTACGAGCTTTTGACCTCCAGACCGGGGCATGAGGTAGAGGAATTTAAAAAAGGCCATCCTATGGAGGCAAAGAAATCTCTTGCGCGTGAAATTACATCTTGGCTTCAAGGCTCCGATCAGGCGGAAACGGCTGCAGAGGACTTCGCTACAAAGTTTTCTCAGAGGGAATTCCCCGAGGATGCGCGGGAAGTATCCGTAACAAAGGACGATAGCAAGACCGTTCTCGATCTGGTTGTTGAATCGTCTGAAAAGTTAAAGAGCAGGAAAGAGGCCAAGAGGCTCATAGCTCAGGGCGGGGTCAGTATAGACGGCGAGAAATTTTCCGATTTCAACGCCTTGATTCCCGACAAAGGGACACTTCATTTAAGGATTGGTAAAAAGGAATTTGTAATTGTTAAATTAGATTAG
- a CDS encoding ribonuclease HI family protein yields MKPKQDSLPFKKAQKKGVEIFIDGAARGNPGESGIGVFIIDENGGTREIKKYLGTRTNNQAEYTALITALQSAKEHSKKSIQIYTDSLLLANQINGVWKVKNPEIAVLNKEAKKLLKAYRETSISHIPRERNKEADRLANLAIDEYL; encoded by the coding sequence GTGAAGCCAAAACAGGATAGTTTGCCGTTTAAAAAAGCTCAGAAGAAAGGTGTTGAAATATTCATCGACGGCGCGGCAAGGGGTAATCCCGGAGAATCTGGCATAGGTGTTTTTATAATCGATGAGAACGGCGGCACGAGGGAGATCAAAAAATATCTTGGAACCCGCACTAATAATCAGGCCGAATATACGGCTCTTATTACGGCCCTTCAATCGGCAAAAGAGCACAGTAAAAAATCAATTCAAATCTATACCGACTCGCTCCTGCTGGCTAACCAGATAAACGGCGTATGGAAGGTCAAAAACCCCGAGATCGCCGTCCTTAACAAAGAGGCGAAAAAACTTCTCAAGGCTTACAGGGAAACCTCAATAAGCCACATCCCGCGGGAAAGAAATAAAGAAGCGGATAGACTTGCGAATCTTGCAATTGATGAATATCTTTAA
- a CDS encoding C4-type zinc ribbon domain-containing protein has product MRNQIEVLDMLQTIDMELSELEEHISEYPKRISAYEEELEAYGEKLESLNSEKQELLKNKSSMELELTQNEETIKKSEEKLFEIKTHKEYEALQKEISETKRMNSELEDKLLEEMEKIENIESQISATNEELTGKKTDYEEKISGFKEKLEEVETLYGPKKEEKEKIVSKISPDILPIYEKIKKRNGEVLALAKNEVCTGCNMNIPPQLFNEVLTLSRIIQCPNCTKILYCEEELNSEAKTG; this is encoded by the coding sequence ATGAGAAACCAGATTGAGGTTCTCGACATGCTCCAGACTATTGACATGGAGCTAAGTGAATTGGAAGAGCATATTAGCGAGTACCCCAAAAGAATCTCAGCCTACGAAGAAGAACTTGAAGCATACGGAGAAAAGTTAGAAAGCCTCAATAGTGAAAAACAGGAGTTGCTGAAGAATAAATCAAGTATGGAGCTGGAACTCACCCAAAACGAGGAAACGATCAAGAAGTCCGAGGAAAAACTCTTTGAAATCAAAACTCACAAAGAATACGAAGCCCTTCAGAAGGAGATCTCTGAAACAAAAAGAATGAACTCCGAGCTTGAGGACAAACTTCTCGAGGAAATGGAAAAAATCGAAAATATCGAATCTCAAATTTCAGCCACAAATGAAGAACTGACCGGGAAAAAAACCGACTACGAGGAAAAAATCAGCGGTTTTAAAGAAAAGCTTGAAGAAGTCGAAACTCTATACGGACCGAAGAAAGAAGAAAAGGAAAAAATCGTTTCAAAAATAAGCCCCGACATCCTGCCTATTTATGAAAAAATCAAGAAAAGAAACGGAGAGGTGCTCGCTCTTGCCAAGAACGAGGTATGCACCGGCTGCAACATGAATATCCCTCCCCAGCTTTTTAACGAAGTTTTAACCCTTTCGAGAATCATACAATGCCCCAACTGTACAAAAATCCTATACTGTGAAGAAGAATTGAATAGTGAAGCCAAAACAGGATAG
- a CDS encoding lytic transglycosylase domain-containing protein, giving the protein MKKLLLTVVIFSGLIIIRSIAPSALETTDQYSADAPETIMPAKKSGILSVEVAKSNLHLIVLGTLTSGETPRVMIKNPVTGELGTFAEGDTLDLIRSEAVKIVEIAKCVILIERTGNLETMECNNKMPTVVFSGPAALAKYKIVRPGMEGSHLLSSNFISAYDKDILTVSEKHGVDPYLVKAVIKAESDFDPNAVSPKNAQGIMQLIPGTANDYGVINPFDPHDNMDGGVRYLKDLLEYFDGDLNLSLAAYNAGKGAVIKHGFTIPPYPETSNYITKVLGYYKLLKAKNYALKK; this is encoded by the coding sequence ATGAAGAAGCTTCTTCTAACAGTAGTTATATTTTCGGGATTGATTATTATCCGCTCTATTGCTCCCTCCGCACTGGAAACCACTGATCAATATTCCGCTGACGCACCCGAAACCATTATGCCCGCAAAAAAAAGCGGAATACTTTCCGTCGAGGTCGCAAAGTCAAATCTTCATCTAATTGTGCTCGGCACTCTAACGAGCGGAGAAACCCCAAGGGTTATGATAAAAAACCCTGTCACGGGAGAGCTCGGCACATTCGCCGAGGGAGATACTCTGGATCTTATCAGATCCGAGGCTGTAAAAATTGTTGAAATAGCTAAATGCGTGATACTGATAGAGAGGACGGGAAACCTCGAAACAATGGAATGCAATAACAAAATGCCTACAGTTGTGTTCAGCGGACCCGCGGCTCTGGCCAAATATAAAATCGTACGCCCGGGCATGGAAGGCAGTCACCTGCTTTCGAGTAATTTTATCAGCGCTTACGATAAGGACATTCTGACGGTCAGCGAGAAGCACGGTGTGGACCCCTATCTTGTGAAGGCGGTAATCAAGGCTGAATCGGATTTCGACCCCAATGCCGTGTCTCCCAAGAACGCACAGGGAATAATGCAGCTCATACCCGGTACGGCAAACGATTACGGTGTCATAAACCCGTTTGACCCACATGACAACATGGACGGGGGCGTGCGTTACCTGAAGGACCTTCTTGAATACTTTGACGGTGATTTGAATCTGTCCCTTGCGGCGTACAACGCAGGAAAGGGAGCCGTAATAAAGCACGGTTTCACAATACCCCCCTATCCGGAAACGTCGAATTATATCACCAAAGTACTCGGATATTACAAATTGCTCAAAGCAAAGAACTATGCGTTAAAAAAGTAA
- a CDS encoding OB-fold domain-containing protein yields the protein MAEILENDEVLFPELFTVDDSGAVRLIAGYSEESDNWTFPKYLADPVSFSDDVEEKMLSPTGELHSFTVVRRSMPEFPVPYALALVDFPEGVRVMAQVEIDNPENLKIGQKMGVTVGTVKKTKDGKDVKSYKFYPIKK from the coding sequence ATGGCAGAGATTTTAGAAAATGACGAGGTCTTGTTTCCGGAATTATTTACCGTCGATGATTCGGGTGCAGTGAGGCTCATCGCAGGATACTCGGAAGAATCCGATAACTGGACATTTCCCAAATACCTGGCGGACCCTGTTAGCTTTTCAGATGACGTAGAGGAAAAAATGCTGAGCCCTACCGGTGAGCTTCATTCTTTTACAGTCGTGAGAAGGAGCATGCCCGAGTTTCCCGTCCCCTATGCGCTCGCTCTGGTTGATTTTCCGGAGGGAGTCAGGGTAATGGCTCAGGTTGAAATCGATAACCCCGAGAACCTGAAAATCGGTCAGAAAATGGGCGTAACCGTCGGAACCGTTAAAAAGACCAAAGACGGTAAAGATGTCAAGTCCTATAAGTTTTATCCGATTAAAAAGTAA
- the thiD gene encoding bifunctional hydroxymethylpyrimidine kinase/phosphomethylpyrimidine kinase, with product MGKQVPRALTIAGSDSGGGAGIQADLKTFTALGVFGMSVITSVTAQNTVSVLGKSDLSGGFVELQIDAVLKDIGVDAVKTGMLSNKRIVLSVARKLKEYGVKKIVVDPVMVAKGGDILLDSEAKDVLVGELLGLAHIVTPNIPEAQVLSGTRINSLDGMKEAAEKIRKLGPEYVLLKGGHLEDMTDAIDIFYDGSTFYELKAPRIETRNTHGTGCTYSAAVCASLARGLSPLDAVKEAKDYTTCAIKRSFELGRGHGPLNHFWKYE from the coding sequence GTGGGGAAACAGGTTCCTAGAGCGCTGACTATTGCGGGTTCCGATTCCGGAGGAGGGGCCGGTATTCAGGCTGACCTTAAGACCTTTACCGCATTAGGGGTCTTCGGCATGTCTGTAATTACATCCGTCACAGCTCAAAATACGGTTTCGGTCCTCGGGAAAAGCGATCTTTCCGGCGGATTCGTGGAATTACAAATTGACGCGGTGTTAAAAGACATCGGAGTGGACGCGGTTAAAACCGGGATGCTTTCAAATAAACGCATAGTGTTGTCCGTGGCGAGAAAGTTAAAGGAGTACGGGGTAAAAAAAATAGTGGTTGATCCTGTGATGGTGGCGAAGGGGGGGGATATTCTTCTGGACAGTGAAGCGAAGGATGTCCTGGTAGGCGAGCTTCTCGGGCTCGCTCATATCGTTACGCCGAATATACCCGAGGCGCAAGTGCTTTCAGGCACCCGGATAAACTCACTCGACGGGATGAAAGAAGCTGCGGAGAAAATCAGGAAGCTCGGCCCCGAGTATGTGCTCCTCAAGGGAGGACACCTTGAGGACATGACGGACGCGATAGATATTTTTTATGACGGCTCTACATTCTACGAGCTGAAGGCCCCGCGAATAGAGACCCGGAACACGCACGGCACGGGTTGCACGTATTCGGCTGCCGTATGCGCCTCGCTTGCCAGGGGGTTATCCCCGCTGGATGCGGTAAAAGAGGCCAAGGATTATACAACTTGCGCGATTAAGAGGTCTTTTGAACTGGGCAGGGGGCACGGACCCTTGAATCACTTTTGGAAATATGAATGA
- the folD gene encoding bifunctional methylenetetrahydrofolate dehydrogenase/methenyltetrahydrofolate cyclohydrolase FolD, whose translation MADIIDGKKVSLHVRTGVAEGVQTLKNETGVTPGLAAVLVGDDQASEIYVRNKRKACADAGIYSEEHKLPEETTEEELLTLVEKLNADGNIHGILVQLPLPDQINETKVLRAVSPLKDVDGFHPYNVGLLVEGNPRFISCTPHGIIKMLEFYNIDIKGKEAVVVGRSNIVGKPVSMLLLHRHATVTICHSRTKPLDEVTRRADILVAAIGRANFITADMVKEGAVVIDVGINRNEEGKLTGDVDFEAVSKKASYITPVPGGVGPMTISMLLWNTLESAKSFSGL comes from the coding sequence ATGGCGGATATAATAGACGGAAAAAAGGTTTCCCTGCATGTAAGGACCGGGGTAGCCGAGGGCGTTCAGACGCTTAAGAACGAAACCGGAGTAACCCCGGGGCTGGCTGCCGTGCTCGTGGGCGACGACCAGGCGTCCGAGATTTATGTCAGAAACAAGAGAAAGGCGTGCGCCGATGCCGGAATCTATTCGGAAGAGCATAAGCTGCCCGAGGAAACAACCGAGGAAGAGCTGCTCACACTTGTGGAGAAGCTGAATGCGGATGGCAATATACACGGCATACTGGTTCAGCTGCCGCTGCCCGATCAAATAAATGAAACCAAAGTGCTGAGGGCCGTCTCTCCGCTCAAGGACGTTGACGGCTTTCATCCCTATAACGTCGGTCTGCTTGTGGAGGGCAACCCGAGATTTATTTCCTGCACTCCGCACGGGATTATAAAAATGCTCGAATTCTATAATATAGACATAAAAGGCAAGGAGGCCGTTGTCGTCGGAAGAAGCAATATCGTGGGCAAGCCCGTTTCGATGCTGCTTTTGCATCGTCATGCCACGGTCACGATTTGCCATTCCCGCACCAAGCCCCTGGACGAAGTCACCAGAAGGGCGGATATACTGGTTGCAGCGATCGGGCGGGCGAATTTTATAACCGCCGATATGGTGAAGGAAGGGGCGGTCGTAATCGATGTAGGCATAAACCGTAACGAAGAGGGGAAGCTAACAGGGGACGTAGATTTCGAAGCCGTTTCTAAAAAAGCCTCATACATCACTCCCGTGCCGGGCGGGGTGGGGCCTATGACAATCTCTATGCTCCTCTGGAACACGCTTGAGTCCGCAAAGAGTTTTTCGGGGCTGTGA
- the folK gene encoding 2-amino-4-hydroxy-6-hydroxymethyldihydropteridine diphosphokinase has translation MARVFLGLGSNLGNRKENLREAVQMMSAFTEIVMVSSAYETEPVGNEEQPDFLNCAVEIKTSLPPRKLLAELKAVEDKLGRVRKEKWGPRTIDIDIIFYDNLVIDSDELNIPHPGSHLRRFVLEPLSEISPDFIHPALDVPLSQLLDKLEDSKSVRKAGSPSTLFPQPLTAYKQK, from the coding sequence ATGGCGCGCGTATTTCTAGGACTGGGCTCTAATCTCGGAAACAGGAAGGAAAACCTGAGAGAAGCGGTTCAAATGATGTCGGCCTTTACGGAAATTGTAATGGTTTCCTCAGCTTACGAGACGGAGCCCGTGGGAAATGAGGAGCAGCCTGATTTTTTAAACTGCGCCGTGGAGATTAAAACTTCGCTCCCGCCCCGAAAACTCCTGGCAGAACTCAAAGCTGTGGAAGACAAACTGGGAAGGGTACGCAAAGAGAAATGGGGACCCAGGACGATAGACATCGATATAATCTTTTACGACAATCTCGTGATCGATAGCGATGAGCTGAATATACCGCACCCCGGCTCTCACCTGAGGCGTTTCGTGCTGGAGCCCCTGTCGGAGATAAGCCCGGATTTCATACACCCCGCGCTCGATGTGCCTCTCTCACAGCTACTTGATAAGCTCGAGGACTCAAAATCTGTAAGGAAGGCGGGAAGTCCGTCCACATTATTTCCACAGCCATTAACAGCCTATAAACAGAAATAA
- a CDS encoding 4a-hydroxytetrahydrobiopterin dehydratase gives MALLSEEKIREELEDLEGWEQKGNEIAKQFKFKNFVESVGFVNKTAILAEKADHHPDILIQYNKVNLTLSTHSEGGLTEKDFNLAHEIEKVS, from the coding sequence ATGGCTTTATTATCGGAAGAAAAAATCAGGGAAGAACTCGAGGATTTGGAGGGATGGGAGCAAAAGGGGAATGAAATTGCTAAGCAATTTAAATTCAAGAATTTCGTGGAATCCGTCGGTTTTGTGAATAAGACGGCCATTTTAGCCGAGAAAGCCGACCATCATCCCGATATTCTAATCCAGTACAACAAGGTAAATTTAACTCTTTCGACGCACAGTGAGGGAGGGCTGACCGAAAAGGATTTCAATCTGGCTCACGAGATCGAGAAAGTATCCTGA
- a CDS encoding DUF308 domain-containing protein produces MNPNRKIFFYQGKPPVYMLPLVLLLGIVILAILAVFGFFLGIVIGAAALVFGVLKLFSSFNKKKPRKTIEENGRTTVILDKEDFEVIENKKN; encoded by the coding sequence ATGAATCCAAATAGAAAAATCTTTTTTTACCAGGGAAAACCGCCGGTATATATGTTGCCGCTTGTTTTGCTGCTCGGTATCGTGATATTAGCTATTCTGGCCGTATTCGGCTTCTTTCTCGGTATCGTCATCGGCGCGGCAGCCCTTGTATTCGGCGTTTTAAAGCTGTTCTCGTCCTTTAACAAAAAGAAGCCAAGAAAAACCATTGAGGAAAACGGCAGAACCACGGTTATTCTCGATAAAGAGGATTTCGAAGTAATCGAAAATAAAAAGAACTGA
- a CDS encoding MoxR family ATPase, with protein MDSSDFTSKIQSLENNIGGVIKGKPEIVKTAVVALLSRSHMLIEDVPGVGKTTLAHALASSTDLSFKRIQFTSDLLPSDILGVSVLDQSTGEFKFKPGPIFANIVLADEINRATPKTQSALLEAMNEARTTVDGNIHDIPKPFMVIATQNPFEYKGTFPLPENQLDRFSIRISIGYPDRESEKEILSTFSPVNSWDSIKPVISADEVIYLQKMSERVKIDESILDYILEIIKETRNPKFFELGVSPRGAIALKSVAQARALTDRRNYCIPDDVKEMAVAVLAHRVVVRNEHMMGQEGNEEALREVLQRVKVPI; from the coding sequence TTGGACTCGTCAGATTTTACTTCTAAAATTCAAAGCCTCGAAAACAACATAGGCGGAGTAATAAAAGGAAAACCAGAGATTGTTAAAACAGCAGTTGTGGCGCTCCTTTCCCGCTCTCATATGCTGATAGAGGACGTGCCGGGGGTGGGGAAGACCACACTGGCCCACGCGCTTGCCAGCTCGACCGATCTCTCCTTTAAAAGAATTCAGTTTACAAGCGACCTCCTGCCCTCCGACATACTTGGAGTATCCGTGCTGGATCAGTCCACAGGGGAGTTTAAGTTCAAGCCGGGCCCAATTTTCGCAAACATCGTACTGGCGGATGAAATAAACAGAGCTACACCAAAGACCCAGAGCGCGCTGCTTGAGGCAATGAACGAGGCCAGAACCACTGTGGACGGCAATATTCACGATATACCGAAGCCCTTTATGGTCATCGCCACGCAAAACCCTTTCGAATACAAGGGGACTTTTCCCCTTCCGGAAAACCAGCTCGACCGGTTCTCAATAAGAATAAGCATCGGCTACCCCGACCGTGAAAGCGAGAAGGAGATACTTTCGACTTTCAGCCCGGTGAACTCCTGGGACAGCATAAAACCCGTTATATCCGCGGATGAAGTAATCTATCTTCAAAAAATGTCCGAAAGAGTGAAAATTGACGAATCGATACTCGACTATATTCTGGAAATAATAAAAGAAACCCGGAATCCGAAGTTTTTCGAACTCGGTGTGAGTCCGAGAGGAGCGATTGCGCTCAAAAGCGTCGCCCAAGCCCGGGCCCTCACCGACAGAAGGAACTATTGCATTCCGGACGACGTTAAGGAAATGGCAGTCGCGGTGCTTGCTCACAGGGTTGTGGTGCGAAACGAGCACATGATGGGTCAGGAAGGGAATGAAGAGGCGCTTAGGGAAGTTCTTCAAAGGGTAAAGGTGCCTATCTAA